The window actgtataaaaataaatctttaaagtGAGGAAATCTTATTTCACTGACACAGCAATTAATATGAGGGGACATGTAATTAACAGTGAATAATCCTCTACTGTTCTTGAGCTGAAACATTTCGAGACAAGCTTTTCTCATCTCAGTCAATTTAGAAACAAATGGACACAAAGCAGTCAGATGACACCAAAACTTAAAGGAAAACATGGAGGGATTGTAACTCAAAAAAATGCCTGTGAAGAAAAACTTTAACTTAaagattttcattaaatcaaaCCCTGTTTTTGATACTATTTCCTTCCAGCAATAGTCAttcattgtatttacatttagtaATGACCCCTCTATATAATAGTTGTCATTGTTAGTGGCCGTGTCCACCACAGGAGATTCACAGGAAGTGATTCATGCATGTAATCCagcattactgtttttttttttaattttatctcatTGATATCAGCCTCACTGTTTACTGTCCACTCTCCTACATCCATATCAGAAATGTATTACATTACTGCTAATGCATACTGAAAGTTTCCTACTATTGCTGCTTTAAAAGTGTTCCACTGGTGAAACACATGGTGGCTTTTTGTGAAGCAGTCACAGAAAACGCAATATATTTGTCACTGTTACTGCTAACAATGgtcattttcagcatttttaagTCAGcggatcattttttaaatattccaGGGAGTAACGGAACAAGACAGAGAAGTGACAGTGAGCTATTAGATGATGCACACCGCTAAACCATCAGCAATATAACCAACACCTTTTATTGTTAAAACCGTTAAAAGCACTGCAGTTGCTTATAACTAGATGGAAAAGGGGCAATTATTGACGGagttctttattaaaacaaagtaagtttgtttggctgcactgtaaacacatACAGCAATTGCTAAAGGTGTGTTTGCTGCCCCCTGAATTCAGATAACCTGTTGTATTAAACCATACTTGCTGTAACCACCACTAACCACAGTTTAATGGTTAATGGCCTAATCAACCAGGACTGATATCTTAAGGATTGAGATAATTTTGCAATGTAAACCACTCCGTCCTTGACTGCTTTTGTATTGAAACCACACATAAactaacattttaatttgaacCTTTGGCATGATGCGAAATATGACATTACagtaataaataacatttattctttataaaaacaaaataaatatcaataagTTAATAAATTCAAGATTTCATAAATACAATTCATGTGTATAACCTTTTCATGTAACATATGTGCTATACAGTAGACACAGTGAGCCTGCTGAATCATCGATTGTGTCTGATTGAGTTAACTCCTTTAGGATGAGTATCCATGGAcgtattttaaataaaactgaatacaTGAGTGATATAAGGTGTAGACTGTAAAGGAAATCGTGGATATTGTGATGAACCcaaggaggggaggaagaggatcCTTTACTGATGGACTCAAGTATGCCAGAAAGTTTCCTCACAATGTGAAAAactcagaagaaaaaaaacactcaacatCATACTTCAAAGTGGGAGTGAATGTAAAATTACACAAAGCCTGACACCGGCTCCCACTCCTTACACACAACCACATTTCCTGGCGGAGTGCTTCCTCATGGTGTGGTAGACAAGGTTGTCATCCAGAAATGAGAGATCGTCGTCAAACGCTATTGGCCGACAGCAGGCCTGAGGCGGCGTGTCTTTGGGAGGAAACCTCCTGTTGTGAGCGAGGTTGTAAAGGATTTTGTCGTAGTTGGTCTCAGACTTCCTGCAGGGTCCAGAGCAGTACCTGAATATCATTTCCTCACCGGAGCGGTAGCCCAGGCCGAGGTCCGACACATTGAGGTGGATCTGTTTGAGCACGCAGCCCTGTCCTCGTCCACTGCCTCCTCCTCTAACCTTCcttcctgtctctcctcctctagctcctcctcttcctcttttacCACTCTGCTGGGTCACCCCCTTCTTCCTTTCCCTTCTGAGTCGACTCCTGCTGCTCAAGTCATATTTCGAGGGGGAGGTAGTTGGGGAAGAGGAGGTAGATGAGGGCTTGGTGGATGAGGAGGAGCGACGTATCCTGCTGATGGTCACTTTGATGAAGTCCACCACATCTTCAAACTCATTGGGGAGGGGCTCCACCATGGTGTCTGAAACACATTGAGAGAGATGGCACTCTTACAAGGATGTATCATTTTGAACAGTGCATATTGTTTCACTTTTCAGCATCACACCTGATGGTGGAAATTCCATGTGAGCTTAATCATTTGAGTTAAAAACAGATCCTGCACTTATTTGTACATCAGACAGTTGTATGTTTGAGTGGACTAGTTGCCTTTAAGATACAGCAGCCTTTATGCAGCCAAATGTGATATATGAGCTacaacaatgaatcgattagtggatcaacagaaaattaattaacaactATTAAGATAATCgattacttgtttttttaaagcaaaaatacaaaacatgaatTGGTTCCAACTTGTGGAACAATTGTGAGGATTGTCGGGGATTGTCGGCATGATCAAGGTTTAGGCTGTTAggaaacaagcaatttgaagatgccATCTCGGGCTTCAGGAAATTGTcatcgttagttgcagcacCACACGCCTCTATGTAAAGTAAAAAACTGAAAGCATGTTTTATGTGGGTATGAAGAAAGCAAAAGCATCAAACTCCACTGGCTCTGAATGAGGCGGTAGGCCCAATTAGTAGGAAAGTTAGAGGCTAGAACGAGACATCACtgcaaaatatttcaataatttgagcatccactgaaaaaaaaagtccaattaaaaaaaatcattcttaaAGTTGTATTTTCCTTAAGTAAAACATTATGCCAACATAGTGGTCACTTTCacgtgtttttgttttttttattcagaaataaaaaagaattcAAGGTTCAGCAAGCCTCCTAGCAAATGACTTCGTGTGGTTGTTGTTGGCACTTTCGGCACTCCATACAAAATCAAAAGGTCTTACATTTTTCTCCTCCAGCGAGCCTCTCCTCCCAGCCCTCTGCGTCCGCCTCAGCGCGGCTGATGCCCGGGGAAGTAACAGATAAGCGGACCTGAACCGGCGGAAGCTCCAGGGGACTCTCCTCTATGCGCTCTCTCCTCTTGGACTGCTGTCGGCTCCGGAGCAGCGGGCTGGCGTGCACGGCGCTCAGCAGTATCAAACAAGTGGTCAGGCTATCCCATAACTTCATTGTCCACCTCAGTCCGACAGAAGGACATGGCGCGATGCAAAATCAACAGGTATCATCTGGCAACAGCGGTCAGCAGCATTGTGAGGACGTTTTTAGTcgttgaaaagaaaaaaggtgggTCGCACTCATCAGCTCAGGTTCCTGACACTAGATGATGTTGAAGACCTATGTAGCTTATTATTGCCTGCACAATGTGAGCAACACGCTATCCAACACGCTATCCGTCACATATGCCAGCTGGCAAATGTTGTGCAGCGTGGCGCAACATCCGAGGCGCAAGAAAGCGCAAAATGCGAAGCAACTTAGTGTTCCCTCCCAAGTTCCAACGACATGTGCGGGACAAAAATTACTCCCAGTTTACAGTCCTTCACTCATTCAGTTTCAAGCTTTCTATTGCAAAATGTAGCGACGCTGACTCCCGTCCATCCCCACTCACCATCAGTCCTGACTGAACCGTGAGGAGAAGCGAGAGGTCTAACCGGAGAGATGGGGAGTGGTGGTGACGTCCGATGGTCCATCCTCTGCCCTCTTCTTGTCTCCACCCATTCAGAAAACTAACCATAGGGACTTGGTCCAAATTCATGATTGAACTGGAGGTCTACACTTGGCGAGGATAGAGGTCTTACTCTGTAATCTGTGTATTCAGATGGCCGAGAATGAGAGGGAAGTTTCACACTTTCCACTAACAATACACCGGATCCCCCATCCTGCTTTTTATGTTTGGTTGATATTGGATGGGAAACGTGCTTCTAATCAGCCCGTCAAAACACGAGTCTGGGTTGTATTGGTACTTAGAACCACAGTGGGCTTGAAATCCcgctgttttctctcctctttgcaTTTGATGAGCAGATGGTATTTAACATCAAGGGCTTTGAGCTGATATCCATTACAGTTCTACATCTTTTTACACCAACACTTAGCAAAAGAATATTTTACTTGGTTGAGTATTGCATCTGAGGTGTAAAGAAAATgctattttattattcttttggCACAAAGTTAAGTGTAATGCTGTTATATTTCTTTTAGTAATGCCAAGGCCACACATGAAGTACTTAAAAGGTTCAAATAAACACTTAGgagacatcttgaatgttgttgaAATAAGTGGTATTGCCTCTAATATTATGTTAAGACTTTATGATTTTTTGTTGAGTAACATTTTTGGTAAAAATGTGCTTCTGTGTTAAATTACATAATATATTGATAAGGACAGTTCATGAAAATCAAGATGaattcacacaacaaacaacatttactGTAGATCAGCTTACCGCACATGTGTTTTATGAGTGAAGCtgttaaacaaattaaacaattgCTCACTGCCTTAGGTTGCCCGGGCTGTAAAACAGCCATAGTGTCGATAAGAGACTCACAACTGTGAATGAAGCTGCAGATGAAATCCTTCTGTTGTCACATTGCGGCCTCACCCGAACTCCCTCTGCTCCACACGTCGATGAAAGAAAGTGAACGAGACGaattccaaaaatgtcaaacgaTATTCCAATCCGCCTGTTtcttctgtaatttttttttttttttaagagaacaTAAAAGTTACAAGACGTGAGATGTGAGTGgagctacagtatgtttaatgATTGAAACCAGAGCAAAGACAAGCGAAAGTGATCTGGGGAGTTTATGTGCCTGCGTGTCAAGTGTTCTCCTTCCAAGAGTAGTTAAAAGTTGTTTATTTCACTTTGGTCTACTCCACAGActaactgcacacacacagctgtaaagCTTTAAgactttttgtccagagttaGCTCAACAAATAGTATATGTATGATAATACAAACCTATTTGATTCGAGGTCCAGTTATGACATGGAGTCAAGCAAAGCAGAGTCTGCACCGTCACTGTAACCATTTACAGTATGCTTGAGTGTACAcaatcagtcaaaagtttggactcaccttcccattcacttgaatcagaaagtgtgtccaaatttttgactggtactgtaggtaAACAGACTGTTCATTATTATATAAAGGAAAGTGTCACATTGGTTTTTTAAGAAGAAGCGAAATCCTTAATTTTCACTGTTCGTTTGCAGTGATAACTGTGGATTAAATGTACAACTGTTCTAGTGCACACAAACTTTTTTTCCAGCACAATATTTCCAGGAAGAAGAGAAGTATTTGTTTGTTATAGAGCTGTTTCCTCAAAGCCACATGGACTTTAAAGTTCAATGAACAGCAATCCATATGAACAAGGATGATGTGAATTACAGTACGTACGTACATGTACATCCATGCACCCTTCAAGGGTAGGGTTTCACGATGAATCATGTTCGTGTCAGTGCAGCACACATGTTAGCCACATTGGATTGTAATCACCTGACTACAGTAAACATGCAAAAACCATCTGAGCATCtgaaactgtaactgtaaagtCATAAAGAGCAACAGTTGTCTTCCGGTTGTGTTTTCATAAGTTTAATCACTCAGAGGAAGCTTCCCTTTGCACTGAGCTGCTCACTTAACTGTATGGAAATACTTCATCCTCAAGCAACTGCACCATTGCCAAGCAGCAAATACACCAAACAGATGTGCATTTCCCTTCTTGCAAGACATGAAGGCTAATCTGGAGCTGATCTGCAATTGAATCTGTCAGCCATTTTGGGGCTCAGTTTGGCTGACATGTAACGCGCTAATTGCACGGGTCATTTCAGCCATCATTACTGGCCAAAATGAAACTGCGGCCCCCAGAATGGCTTGCGGGAAGGAGGAGCTGACAGCTGGAATGGACGTCTGATTTGGGATACGGCTGCCGGTTTAGTAATTAGCAGAGAAAAAAGAATATCCTGACTCTCACACTGACAGGGAGAATGGGGAAATATATGTGCTGTAGTCATGCTTCCTGCATTGTGAAGTGCCTTAAcggacaggttcacaatttttcaagtctgtcctaaaataatagtcaggtgcacaaatgaacactgaaatagttttttcttgccataatcatttctcttgttcatactgaccattaataAATCCCCTCATAacgcacttacaatgtaagtgatggaggccaaaatccacaagcctccctCTGTATTACATCTGCATCTCAGTAACATGATGTCTCCCTAGCTGgcagtctctctcctcctccctttccctctctatGTATGTGTTTGCTTGATTGCAAGAGTGGAGTCAGGTGTGTGGAGTCAGGTCACCAGCTGCCAgtcgtcatcatcatcctgcTCTGTTTCATATACCTGGTTCCTACCACAACACTCTGCTAGATCGTAGACTTTGTTCATACAGTCAGTCATGCTTCCAGCCTAACTTGTTACTGTTCTGTCAGTATCCAGCATTTTCCTaactcttttttctctgtgccTGTAGAAGACCTCAGCCTGACCCTGGCCCTGTCTCTAGACCTCCTGCCTCGCCTGCCTTCCTGAGCGGCTCAGCACACTCCCTGCTCCCTGGATACCACTCTGCCTGGCTCCCCTTGGCGTTTCTCCTGCCTTGCTTGGCCCCAGCTTCTGCCAAGCTCACCTCAGCATTCCCTCTGCTCTGCTTGGTCCAGTTTACACCCTATTCTCAGTCCCTGGGTTCCAGCTCCCTGTCCAAGCCCGTGCTCCAGTCTCACAGCTACCAACCcagcaataaaaaaatctttctaacTTACTCACTTGCTTTGGtgtctgcacttgggttcaTTAACGTAGCTTTAAcacttctgtacaaaaatgtatttaaaggtttatctgaagctaacatGATGCTTCAGTCTTCCAAATAGAGTAGATAAGTAGAgatctttcaatgttacaatctttttagtgACAAAGTCCTTTTTGTTActcccactgcagctcaacagggaaacactgtctgaggaaacacaaagagggaatttgatactaaaaagattgtaaatgtggcagatatccacttgatatgactaactcagactgctgaagcttcagataaacttttaaatgtatttttacacaaaatgactgtgtggacacactaaatggattttgtcccccatcacatacattgaaagcacatttgaagggggtcttttaatagccagtatgaacagaaggaatgattacagtgaggaaaacctctttcacttttcatatgggcacctgactgttgttttaagacagacctaaaaaattgtgaacctgtccttgaATGTCACACTTAGAGGGGCAGAGAATTGGTTAGACATGGCAGTGTTGGTTGGTCAGTTCACCacttttgtccaaacaacaactattggatggattgtcttGAACTCAGGAACACAAATTCATGTTCCCtccaggatgaattgtaataactttggggATCCCTTGATTTTTCATCTAGTgctatcatcaggtcaaaattttaatttgtccaatactttgatttaatgacattcccatcagcgTCAGCTGTGTttcatgctaattagcaaatgttagcatactaacacactaaactaagatttAGGTAAACAAGGTAAACATTACATCTACTAAACAGCAGCATggtagcattgtcattgtgaaaatgttagcatgttgacattagcatttagctaaaaaaCTAGCCAAAAGTTCACCCTCACATAGCCActaacatggctgtagactcttctAGTCTTGAATTATTTATTCTTGGTGGATGTACAATTAGACCAGCAGTCCCTAAGGTTAAGGCTAAGAGTCAAGGGGAGCTGATCACCTTTAAGCCCTCATGGTCAACTTTGACCATAGTGGGCTCAGTTTGCTTTGGATTCACTTAATTCATTAAAATTTAACATCTAGTGTGAggagttaaagttaaagttcaaataagaaaaaataagaaaataacaaaaaaatactgtCCATATATTAGCAGATCAACTGGTCCTagccctgatttttttttctttgtctagGACACAAACTTTTTTAAAGCAAGTAAAGAACAACATATATTAATGCTCGTGTTTGTTGTACCAAATCAATTAAGAGTTGCAGTTAACTCCGTTTTTAAGTGTAAAAGTCAGAGATTCTGTTGGTGATGATTTTTTAACTGCTCATGGATTTGGGTGGTGGAAGGATCGTTGAATACACAGTAAAAACCACCTCCTTGGTGAACCACAGTGGTGCTTAGAAAGTAATCCACACCATATGTAGCCTGGTGCTGTGGAGCCTCAGGGCTGGGGGTGACCAGACTACAGgggctgagctgagctgagctgagctgagctgaattGCTGGGAGTTGgctaaaaaatgttaaaattggGGTCAATAACATTTATGATGTTTAAGTAAAGGCCATTTACTCAATATTTGTCTCCAGTTTTGTAATCGTGAGTAAGTTTGATATTGTTTCTCACTGTGTGGCTGTGTAAAGGCTAAATGTCTGATTTCTTTAGAGGAATTAAAGGTGGAAAACAGTACATTCAGTAGTGAGACAAATGGGCTAAAACTATGCAAATTAGAAACCCATTGAAAACAATGAATCTCCAGATGTGCAGACTCCTCTCACACATGTGCTGCAGGATGTAAATGCTGCCCCTAGTGGTCACTGTTTAATACTGTTATTATCATGTGTTAAACATTTACAGCATTAAACAGCACATCAGTGGCATTCACACCTGATAGTGATCTTTTCTTTCTTAATCTTGTGTGTAACTACAATGACTTACAGACTTAGCAAAAACCTTATTTCCTGCAAAGCAACACTTTGTACCCTCTCACCTTCACGTTGAGGGTAAAAAATGGTACCTGGAAAGATTTTAAGTTCTTATTTACAATTAATTCCCATATACAAGGTAGTAATAACACGTAAGCTATATAATATACATGTAAACaactaataaactaataaatattttaaaagttggGGAAGACCGCATAGCATAAATGTGTGGGAAAGGACAAACCCACTGACGCAAAGTAAGACTAAAATCAGTCTATCTTGACACTTGTAATGAGTATTGTGTGTGGTGAGAAAGAACCAATTAGTTCAACACAAATGATGTCAAATCCCATTTACTacaagctgctgtttttctcattGAGTGAAACAATTTTCTAAACCACCAGTCAggtttatttgcttgtttttaattaaaatgaaaaagtaaattattttttttacactttagaTAAGCTAATACCTTTCCTACCATTGAGTGATTTGGAGAAAATTCCTCTTGGTTTCAGCAAACAATCATTGTTAAAGTGACTTTGGAATAAATAGACTGGTTGTTTTTATGACAATgttatgtgaaaaaaacattgttttgttctgtctgtGGCAGCACCTGCCAGtatgtctgtttctgtctgtttttattccagtctctctattttgtgtttgtccaggAGATGGAACCAGTGAGCTCCTCACATGCAATCTGGTGTCCCTCATCTTGACCACTGCACATCATTTCACTTCCCTTGTACAGTAGATACTCTTAGAAGTTTTACCGTATGAGTAAAATCCTGTTATGATTTTTGGATACACTAAGAACAGGTCTGCATCTCAGTTTGTTTGTCAGTCAATAAGACATTCTCAAACTGAAATCAATACAGATTTGTGCTTTCAGTTAAGGTTTTGATTTTGATTCTTAGTGAAACTAATGTTTTCACCAAGAAACACCTACAGAACATAGATTCTGTGTTTGTCCAGAATTTGAATTTTATCAGAATAGAAAAGTGCAAACCTGACTTCAGGTGACATAATTTGAACATAACACTGTTGAACAAGTTGAATCCCCAACTGTCAAAATTCTCCTGTGTGTCTTAGTGGTTGTATGAGCCTAATTGTAACCCTGTAGATTCCAGCCATACATCTTAAAATCCAGGCATTGAGTCTTGGTGTGGTGTAAAATAAGAGAATAACACAGTCCAACTGACTGTTAGGCTGGGCAAGTCTACTGAGTGGAGTAACACTGAATACtacttcatacagtatatattatagAGAATACAAATGTATCAACATCATATCTTATACATCAAGACTTGAACCTGTGGTCACAGAATGAAAagaggtttttgttttcaggaatGGGTGAGAACAGGTAAAAAACAAATtgttctgaaaacatttgatctCTATTATTCCAAAGTTATTGACTACGCAAGGTTGGAAATACTTGATaactaaagacaaaaaaatgccTTAGAGCTTGTCAAAAATGTAGGATAATAAGTGCATAAAATAAAGTTCTTCTCTTTCTGCAGAGATGTCCTCCTCGGGCTGTTCCTGTGTGATATTGAATATatctggactactgcaatgcgcTCCTCACAGGGATCCCTGATGgaggagcatccagaagctccagtacattcagaacaacgctgccaggatcctgatgagagtgcaAAAACATGTAACACCAATTCTGCTTTCATggcactggctccctgtctccttcaaggttgactacaaagtcctgctactgacatacaaatccatcaacggACATGCTCCTCCCTACATACAGGAACTGATCAgaccacaaacctccacccgcaccctcagatctaccagcagcttgctcctccgggcccccagtactaagctctgcaccatggggggtcaagccttctgctctgctgcaccacacttgtggaacagccttcctaaccatctgagggcagcgCAGACActagactcttttttttttttttttttaaaaggcctaaaaacctttttaGTCAGGAATACGTTTTCCTCGTTactattactattttctttatgttgtgtgtacTATATTATTAACACTGCAGCACTTTGAGTTccactatgaatgaaaagtgctgtacaaattaaatgtattattatttattatatttaggTTGATAATAGCAGGTGAAGAAACTGGAAAAGTCAGATCACGTTTAGCCCCTGTGACCCAACGAGTGTGTGATTAACATAAGTAGCAGATGTGATATGGAGATTAATGGAAGCAAGTAGAATAGAAATTAGGAAAGTATCATAACACTTCATAATTACTGGACACTCGCTgatagttttttcttttttgcaaggatcataatttattataattCTCATAATTGTAATACATTGTAAta of the Thunnus maccoyii chromosome 9, fThuMac1.1, whole genome shotgun sequence genome contains:
- the LOC121903249 gene encoding glial cell line-derived neurotrophic factor-like isoform X1, translated to MKLWDSLTTCLILLSAVHASPLLRSRQQSKRRERIEESPLELPPVQVRLSVTSPGISRAEADAEGWEERLAGGEKYTMVEPLPNEFEDVVDFIKVTISRIRRSSSSTKPSSTSSSPTTSPSKYDLSSRSRLRRERKKGVTQQSGKRGRGGARGGETGRKVRGGGSGRGQGCVLKQIHLNVSDLGLGYRSGEEMIFRYCSGPCRKSETNYDKILYNLAHNRRFPPKDTPPQACCRPIAFDDDLSFLDDNLVYHTMRKHSARKCGCV
- the LOC121903249 gene encoding glial cell line-derived neurotrophic factor-like isoform X2 codes for the protein MDHRTSPPLPISPVRPLASPHGSVRTDDTMVEPLPNEFEDVVDFIKVTISRIRRSSSSTKPSSTSSSPTTSPSKYDLSSRSRLRRERKKGVTQQSGKRGRGGARGGETGRKVRGGGSGRGQGCVLKQIHLNVSDLGLGYRSGEEMIFRYCSGPCRKSETNYDKILYNLAHNRRFPPKDTPPQACCRPIAFDDDLSFLDDNLVYHTMRKHSARKCGCV
- the LOC121903249 gene encoding glial cell line-derived neurotrophic factor-like isoform X3, with translation MVEPLPNEFEDVVDFIKVTISRIRRSSSSTKPSSTSSSPTTSPSKYDLSSRSRLRRERKKGVTQQSGKRGRGGARGGETGRKVRGGGSGRGQGCVLKQIHLNVSDLGLGYRSGEEMIFRYCSGPCRKSETNYDKILYNLAHNRRFPPKDTPPQACCRPIAFDDDLSFLDDNLVYHTMRKHSARKCGCV